Part of the Solwaraspora sp. WMMA2065 genome is shown below.
CAACACAGCGGTGGTGGAGTTCGTACAGGGCATCGCGGTGATCAAGACGTTCGGGCAGGCCCGCCGGGCACACCGCAGGTTCCGGCAGGCCACCGACGACTTCGCGGACTTCTTCGGCGCCTGGGCCACCGGGATGGTCCGGGCGGAGGCGGTCGCCAGCGCGTTGGTCGCACCGCCGGTGATGCTGCTGGTGGTGCTCGGCTGGGGCACCTGGTTCACCGCGAACGGCTGGGTGCGGCCCGCCGAGGTGCTGCCGTTCGTACTGCTCGGTCTCGGCCTGACCGCGCCCGTGCTGACCCTGGGTTACGGTGCGAACGAGTTGCGACTGGCCCGGCAGGCCGCCGGCCGGGTGATCGCGCTGCTCGACACGCCGTCTATACCGGAGCCGACGGCGACCCGATCGCCCGATGGCAACCGGGTCGTCTTCGACCGGGTCGTCTTCAGTTACGACGGTCGCACCGAGGTACTCGCCGATGTCGATCTGGTGCTGGAGCCCGGTACCGTGACCGCGCTGGTCGGATCCTCCGGCTCGGGCAAGTCGACGCTGGCGTCGCTGCTGCCGCGGTTCCATGATGTCGACTCCGGGGTGATCACGCTCGGCGGCGTCGACCTGCGGCAGATCGCTGGCGCTGAGCTGTACCGGCGGGTCGGGTTCGTCTTCCAGCAGGTCCAGCTCGTCCGCGCAAGCGTGCGGGACAACATCGCGCTGGCCCGGCCGGACGCCACCGACGAGCAGATTCACGCCGCCGCGCGGGCCGCGCAGATCCACGACCGGATCCTCGCCCTGCCGGCCGGATACGACACGGTCCTCGGCGCCGACGGGCACCTCTCCGGTGGCGAGGCACAGCGCGTGTCGATCGCCCGGGCGCTCCTGGCCGACGCGCCGATCCTGGTGCTCGACGAGGCCACCGCGTTCGCCGACCCGGAATCCGAGGCCGCGATCCAGGACGCGCTGTCCACGCTGATCGCCGGGCGGACGCTGCTGGTCATCGCGCACCGGCTGTCCACTGTCGTCGACGCCGACCAGATCGTCGTGCTCGACACCGGCCGCGTCGTCGAACGCGGCCGGCACGCCGACCTGGTGGCCATCGGCGGCCGGTACAGCCAGCTGTGGCAGGCCCACGAACGCACCGGCCGGTGGGCACCGCACACCGCCACCGTCGAATCGCTGGAGGTCACGCGATGATCGGCCTGCTCAGCCGGGTCCTCGGCCCCGACTATGCCCGTCCACTCCGCCGACACCTGGCCGCGATGATCGTCTACAGCCTGCTGCAGGCAGTGGTGTTCACGCTGCTCGTTCCGGTACTGCGGGCCCTGCTGTCCGGTGACACCACGGCTGCCTGGCGGTGGCTCGGTGTCCTGGCGGTGACGGTGGCCGCCACCGCGGCCGCCTACTACGTGCAGGCGCAACTCGGCTACCGCGTCGGCATGGCGTTGTCCCGGGCCGTGCACCACCGCACCGGCGACCACCTCGCCGCGCTGCCGCTGGGTTGGTTCACCGGGGAGAAGGTGGGCCGGGTCGCCCGGCTGGCCAGCCAGGGCGTCGTCGACATCATGGGGGTTCCGGCGCACCTGCTGCAGCCGGTCGTCTCCGCCGTGGTCACCCCGGCCGCCGTGGTCGCCGTACTCGCCGTGTTCGACTGGCGGTTGGCGGCAGCCACCCTGCTCACCGTCCCCGTTCTGGTTCTCGTCTACCGGTGGACCGGCAACCTGGTCGCCGCCAGCGACCATGCCGTCGACGCGGCCGGGGCAGAGGCCGCCGCCCGGGTCGTCGAGTACGCCCAGACCCAGGCGGTGCTGCGGGCCCACGGCCGCGCCCGCGACGGCTTCGCCCAACTCGACGCGTCCCTGGCGGAACAGGCGCGCGCTGGACGGGCGCAACTCGTCCGTGCCGTTCCGGGGCTGGCGGCGTTCGTACTCACCGTGCAGGTCGCGGTCACCGCCGTCCTCGTCGTCGGTGCCGCGCTCGCCGTCGGCGGTGATGTCGACGCGGCCGAACTGATCGCACTGCTCGTCCTGGTGATCCGGTTCGCTGAGCCACTGGTGACGGCAGCCGACCTGGGCGGAGCGTTGCGGATCGCCCGGAACTCCCTCACCCGCGTCGACGAACTGCTCCGTACCGCGACCCTGCCGGAACCGGCCGGCCCCGCCGCCGGTCATCCTGACGACGGCAGCATCGAACTGGCCGGGGTCAGCTTCGGATACACCGCCG
Proteins encoded:
- a CDS encoding ABC transporter ATP-binding protein, yielding MSTNDTDTAERARTSDPKALAALLAPIRVQLVLAVLLQVVSAVASLVPFIAVAEIGRTLLAAGPIDEGRVWAVVVWAAGGLMVRFVTLTAAGGITHFADVQLQLQIRRRMAAHLATVPLGWFTDRSAGQVKKAVQDDVGAMHHLVGHALTDLAAAVVTPLVALGYLLWVDWRLALLTLVTVPLFVAVYAVMMRGYPEKMAQYTAALARINTAVVEFVQGIAVIKTFGQARRAHRRFRQATDDFADFFGAWATGMVRAEAVASALVAPPVMLLVVLGWGTWFTANGWVRPAEVLPFVLLGLGLTAPVLTLGYGANELRLARQAAGRVIALLDTPSIPEPTATRSPDGNRVVFDRVVFSYDGRTEVLADVDLVLEPGTVTALVGSSGSGKSTLASLLPRFHDVDSGVITLGGVDLRQIAGAELYRRVGFVFQQVQLVRASVRDNIALARPDATDEQIHAAARAAQIHDRILALPAGYDTVLGADGHLSGGEAQRVSIARALLADAPILVLDEATAFADPESEAAIQDALSTLIAGRTLLVIAHRLSTVVDADQIVVLDTGRVVERGRHADLVAIGGRYSQLWQAHERTGRWAPHTATVESLEVTR
- a CDS encoding ABC transporter ATP-binding protein, with the translated sequence MIGLLSRVLGPDYARPLRRHLAAMIVYSLLQAVVFTLLVPVLRALLSGDTTAAWRWLGVLAVTVAATAAAYYVQAQLGYRVGMALSRAVHHRTGDHLAALPLGWFTGEKVGRVARLASQGVVDIMGVPAHLLQPVVSAVVTPAAVVAVLAVFDWRLAAATLLTVPVLVLVYRWTGNLVAASDHAVDAAGAEAAARVVEYAQTQAVLRAHGRARDGFAQLDASLAEQARAGRAQLVRAVPGLAAFVLTVQVAVTAVLVVGAALAVGGDVDAAELIALLVLVIRFAEPLVTAADLGGALRIARNSLTRVDELLRTATLPEPAGPAAGHPDDGSIELAGVSFGYTAGRQVLTDVSLRVPPRSMTALVGASGSGKTTITRLVARFFDVDAGVVRVGGTDVREQTTEQLMAQLSLVFQDVYLFDATIADNIRTGRPDATDDDVERAGRLARVNEIVERLPDGYRTRVGEGGARLSGGERQRIAIARAIVKDAPIVLLDEATAALDPANEAAVQEALTALTANKTLLVIAHRLQTVRNADQILVLDSGIVAEQGSHDELLAADGRYAAFWRERERAGGWRLAPAVS